The genomic region TCCGGGCAAGGATAGTCCGTAAGATGCCGCCATCACGGGTCTAGAAGTTGATTTCCCATGGCACCACGAGTAAAGACCAGCGAGCGCATTGTGCAAACCAGCCTGGAGCTGTTTAACCAGCAGGGCGAGCGCAGTGTCAGCACCAACCATATCGCTGCCCATATGGAAATTTCCCCGGGCAACCTGTACTACCACTTCCCCAACAAGCAGGCGATTATCGCGGTGCTGTTTCGTGAGTACGAAGCGTTGGTGGACAGTTTCCTGCGCCCGCCCCAGGGCCGTGCGGTGACCGTGGAAGACAAGCGCTTCTACCTGCAGGCGGTGCTCGCCGGCATGTGGCGCTACCGCTTTTTGCACCGTGACCTCGAACACCTGCTGGAAAGCGACCCGGAGCTGGCTACCGGCTACCGGCGGTTTTCCCAGCGCTGCCTGATCCAGGGTGCGGCCATCTATCAGGGTTTTGTCGATGCCGGCATCCTGAACATGGACCCGGTACAAACCGAAGCCCTGACCCTCAACGCCTGGATCATCCTCACCTCA from Pseudomonas yamanorum harbors:
- a CDS encoding TetR/AcrR family transcriptional regulator translates to MAPRVKTSERIVQTSLELFNQQGERSVSTNHIAAHMEISPGNLYYHFPNKQAIIAVLFREYEALVDSFLRPPQGRAVTVEDKRFYLQAVLAGMWRYRFLHRDLEHLLESDPELATGYRRFSQRCLIQGAAIYQGFVDAGILNMDPVQTEALTLNAWIILTSWVRFLCTTNEKSTHLSAEAIKRGVYQVLVLEAGFITPKAKDAVDALFKEFYVPLNQALEEVK